From a single Gemmatimonadales bacterium genomic region:
- the pstB gene encoding phosphate ABC transporter ATP-binding protein PstB, translated as MTAPPVVPKTRVTPGGTVRLIGTLAAADYSFWYGAKQALFDITVEAKPNAVTALIGPSGCGKSTFLRSINRLQELLPGTRHQGEITFDGKSVFGSSVDPVQMRQRIGMVFQRPNPFPKSVFDNVAYGPRVTGALPEARMPEIVERSLKSAALWDEVKDRLDEPGTSLSGGQQQRLCIARALANEPEVLLMDEPCSALDPIATQKIEELIVDLKTQYTIVIVTHNMQQAARVSDYTGFFFLGRLVEFGTTQQIFTSPKDERTDAYITGRFG; from the coding sequence ATGACCGCGCCCCCCGTCGTCCCCAAGACCCGGGTCACGCCCGGCGGCACCGTGCGGCTCATCGGCACGCTCGCCGCGGCCGACTACTCGTTCTGGTACGGTGCCAAGCAGGCGCTGTTCGACATCACCGTCGAGGCGAAGCCGAATGCGGTGACCGCGCTCATCGGGCCCTCCGGGTGCGGGAAGTCCACGTTCCTGCGGTCGATCAACCGGCTCCAGGAGCTGTTGCCGGGCACCAGGCATCAGGGCGAGATCACGTTCGACGGAAAATCCGTCTTCGGCTCCTCGGTGGATCCGGTGCAGATGCGCCAACGGATCGGGATGGTCTTCCAGCGCCCCAACCCGTTCCCCAAGAGCGTGTTCGACAACGTGGCCTACGGCCCGCGCGTCACCGGCGCGCTTCCCGAGGCCCGCATGCCCGAGATCGTGGAGCGCTCGCTCAAGAGCGCGGCGCTGTGGGACGAGGTCAAGGACCGGCTCGACGAACCGGGCACCTCGCTCTCCGGCGGCCAGCAGCAGCGGCTGTGCATCGCCCGCGCGCTGGCCAACGAGCCCGAGGTGCTGCTCATGGACGAGCCGTGCTCCGCGCTCGACCCCATCGCGACCCAGAAGATCGAGGAGCTGATCGTGGACCTGAAGACCCAGTACACGATCGTCATCGTCACGCACAACATGCAGCAGGCCGCCCGCGTGTCCGACTACACGGGGTTCTTCTTCCTCGGGCGCCTGGTCGAGTTCGGGACCACGCAGCAGATCTTCACCAGCCCCAAGGACGAGCGGACGGACGCCTACATCACCGGGAGATTCGGATGA
- the pstB gene encoding phosphate ABC transporter ATP-binding protein PstB produces the protein MTPPPAQPAAAPPQAAPATVPRLATDALTAWYGTSTGVRDVTLACREYTVTALIGPSGCGKSTLLRSLNRMHELVPGTRVTGRVLLDGYDIYERGINPVQVRRRIGMVFQRPTPFPTMSIAENVAAGLAIGPAVSRTERAEIVERALRRAALWDEVKDRLDDSPLNLSGGQQQRLCVARTVAPEPEVILLDEPTASLDPGGAAHIEELVQELKREFTVVIVTHNLQQAARVSDVTAFFYLGELVEVGPTTRIFTAPAKAQTEAYITGRFG, from the coding sequence GTGACGCCGCCGCCCGCCCAGCCGGCCGCCGCGCCCCCCCAGGCGGCGCCCGCGACGGTGCCGCGACTCGCCACCGACGCGCTGACGGCCTGGTACGGCACCAGCACCGGCGTGCGTGACGTCACCCTGGCCTGCCGCGAGTACACGGTGACGGCGCTGATCGGTCCCTCGGGCTGCGGCAAGTCGACCCTGCTCCGGAGCCTGAACCGGATGCACGAGCTGGTGCCGGGCACCCGCGTGACGGGGCGGGTGCTGCTCGACGGCTACGACATCTACGAGCGGGGCATCAACCCGGTGCAGGTCCGCCGCCGCATCGGCATGGTGTTTCAGCGCCCCACGCCTTTCCCCACCATGAGCATCGCGGAGAATGTGGCCGCGGGACTCGCCATCGGCCCCGCGGTCTCGCGGACCGAGCGGGCCGAGATCGTCGAGCGCGCGCTGAGGCGCGCGGCCCTGTGGGACGAGGTCAAGGACCGGCTCGACGACTCGCCGCTCAACCTCTCGGGGGGGCAGCAGCAGCGGCTGTGCGTTGCCCGCACGGTGGCGCCCGAGCCGGAGGTGATCCTGCTCGACGAGCCGACCGCGTCGCTCGACCCGGGCGGCGCAGCGCACATCGAGGAGCTGGTGCAGGAGCTGAAGCGGGAGTTCACGGTCGTCATCGTGACTCACAACCTGCAGCAGGCCGCCCGCGTCTCCGACGTGACCGCGTTCTTCTACCTCGGCGAGCTGGTCGAGGTCGGCCCGACGACCAGGATCTTCACGGCGCCCGCCAAGGCGCAGACCGAGGCCTACATCACCGGGCGGTTCGGATGA
- the pstA gene encoding phosphate ABC transporter permease PstA has translation MHGRLIRRLFGSVMTGATYGAAALAILPLAVILAMLLVKGAGSLDWNFFTRSAVPFGEHGGGFAHAIVGTLIIVGLACAVGVPVGVSIGIYLAEFGGGQLGFAIRFIADVLNGVPSIVIGIFAWTWLVKPMGHFSALAGGVALGMILVPILARTTEEMVRLVPNSLREAALALGYPRWRTSLVVVVRTAAAGIVTGCLVAVARVAGETAPLLFTALGNQFFSTRVQGPMAALPLQVYVYALGPYDEWHRQAWAGALVLIMLVLALSLFARAVVRAKRQHA, from the coding sequence ATGCACGGTCGCCTGATCCGCCGTCTGTTCGGCTCCGTGATGACCGGCGCGACCTACGGTGCGGCGGCGCTCGCCATCCTCCCGCTGGCGGTCATCCTCGCGATGCTGCTGGTCAAGGGCGCCGGCTCGCTCGACTGGAATTTCTTCACCAGGTCCGCCGTGCCGTTCGGAGAGCACGGGGGCGGGTTCGCGCATGCCATCGTCGGCACGTTGATCATCGTCGGCCTGGCCTGCGCCGTCGGCGTGCCGGTCGGCGTGTCGATTGGCATCTACCTGGCGGAGTTCGGTGGCGGACAGTTAGGCTTCGCCATCCGGTTCATCGCCGACGTGCTGAACGGCGTGCCTTCCATCGTGATCGGCATCTTCGCATGGACCTGGCTCGTGAAGCCGATGGGCCACTTCTCGGCCCTGGCAGGAGGCGTCGCGCTCGGCATGATCCTGGTGCCGATCCTGGCGCGGACCACCGAGGAGATGGTGCGCCTGGTGCCCAATTCGCTGCGCGAGGCGGCCCTCGCCCTGGGGTACCCGCGGTGGCGGACGTCGCTGGTGGTGGTGGTGCGTACGGCGGCGGCGGGTATCGTCACGGGCTGCCTCGTCGCGGTGGCCAGGGTCGCGGGCGAAACCGCGCCGCTGCTGTTCACTGCGCTGGGCAACCAGTTCTTCTCAACTCGCGTCCAGGGGCCGATGGCGGCCCTGCCGCTGCAGGTCTACGTCTACGCCCTCGGCCCGTACGACGAGTGGCACCGGCAGGCCTGGGCGGGCGCCCTGGTGCTGATCATGCTCGTGCTGGCCCTGAGCCTCTTCGCTCGCGCGGTGGTGCGTGCCAAGCGTCAGCACGCCTGA
- the pstC gene encoding phosphate ABC transporter permease subunit PstC — MSRGDVIYRSLLTVLALLLPLLVVLIAVELVSNAMPAVSKFGFGFLTHSTWDPVQGQFGALPLIFGTLYSSLVALVIAVPLALACAIFLTEFAPRWLRTPVGTLIELLAAVPSVIYGLWGIFVLIPLLRDHVWKVARHALGWLPIFGGVFYGPSVLAAGVILSIMILPYIAAVSREVLLAVPPSQREAGLALGATRWETVTTVILPYGRAGIVGAVILGLGRALGETMAVTMVIGNRHQVSASLLQPGYTIAAAIANEFSEAVSDMHLSALFMVGAVLFVITILVNTLARVLVWRVARGSAVGSTAI, encoded by the coding sequence GTGAGCCGGGGCGACGTGATCTACCGCTCCCTGCTCACCGTTCTCGCGCTTCTGCTCCCCCTGCTGGTGGTCCTGATCGCGGTGGAGCTCGTGTCCAACGCGATGCCGGCGGTGTCCAAGTTCGGTTTCGGGTTCCTCACGCACAGCACCTGGGACCCGGTGCAGGGCCAGTTCGGAGCCCTGCCCCTCATCTTCGGGACCCTGTACTCGTCACTGGTCGCGCTGGTCATCGCGGTGCCGCTGGCCCTGGCCTGCGCAATCTTCCTGACGGAGTTCGCGCCGCGCTGGCTCCGCACGCCGGTCGGGACGCTGATCGAGCTGCTGGCCGCCGTCCCGAGCGTGATCTACGGGCTGTGGGGCATCTTCGTCCTGATCCCGCTGCTGCGCGATCACGTCTGGAAGGTGGCCCGCCACGCGCTCGGCTGGCTCCCGATCTTCGGGGGCGTGTTCTACGGGCCGTCGGTCCTGGCGGCGGGTGTCATCCTCTCGATCATGATCCTGCCGTACATCGCCGCGGTGTCCCGGGAGGTGCTCCTGGCCGTGCCGCCCTCGCAGCGCGAGGCCGGCCTGGCCCTCGGCGCCACCCGCTGGGAAACGGTGACGACGGTGATCCTCCCGTACGGCCGGGCGGGAATCGTCGGCGCGGTGATCCTCGGACTGGGGCGCGCGTTGGGCGAGACCATGGCGGTGACGATGGTGATCGGGAACCGCCACCAGGTGTCGGCATCGCTGCTGCAGCCCGGCTACACCATCGCCGCGGCGATCGCCAACGAGTTCTCCGAGGCGGTGTCCGACATGCACCTCTCGGCGCTGTTCATGGTCGGCGCCGTCCTGTTCGTCATCACCATTCTCGTGAACACCCTGGCCCGCGTGCTGGTGTGGCGCGTGGCCCGCGGCTCCGCCGTGGGCAGCACGGCCATCTGA
- the pstS gene encoding phosphate ABC transporter substrate-binding protein PstS encodes MTKRIAAVLSVAAGTVLLAGSVAAQTVRLNGAGATFPQPIYQKWVLEYHNAHPTVEINYQGIGSGGGIRQFTDHTVDFGASDGPMTDAQIQAVNGDVYHLPTVLGSVVPTYNIPGVTAQLRFTGDVLAGIWLGQITKWNDSRLTALNPDANLPDQDIVVAHRSDGSGTTYIFTDYLTKVSPDWAQRVGKGTSVNWPVGLGGQGNPGVANIVKQTPGAIGYVELIYAIQNNIGYGVVRNKAGNYIQASLETTTNAAAGAVASLDPNTDFRISITDADGAQVYPISSFTWLLLPKQMTDAVKARALLEFVWWAVHDGEKFTSALAYAPLPARVVQLEEQRLKSITVNGQPVLPSNYRGR; translated from the coding sequence ATGACCAAGCGAATCGCAGCAGTGCTGTCCGTCGCCGCCGGAACCGTGCTGCTCGCGGGATCCGTCGCGGCTCAGACCGTGCGCCTCAACGGGGCCGGCGCCACCTTCCCCCAGCCCATCTACCAGAAGTGGGTGCTCGAGTACCACAACGCGCACCCCACCGTCGAGATCAACTACCAGGGGATCGGGTCGGGCGGCGGCATCCGCCAGTTCACCGACCACACGGTGGACTTCGGTGCCAGCGACGGCCCGATGACCGACGCGCAGATCCAGGCCGTGAACGGCGACGTGTACCACCTGCCGACCGTGCTCGGGTCGGTGGTGCCGACCTACAACATTCCGGGCGTGACCGCGCAGCTGCGGTTCACGGGTGACGTGCTGGCCGGCATCTGGCTGGGCCAGATCACGAAGTGGAACGACTCGCGCCTCACGGCGCTCAACCCGGACGCCAACCTCCCGGATCAGGACATCGTCGTGGCGCACCGGTCCGACGGCTCCGGCACCACGTACATCTTTACCGACTACCTTACGAAGGTGAGCCCCGACTGGGCGCAGCGGGTTGGGAAGGGCACGTCGGTCAACTGGCCCGTGGGTCTCGGCGGCCAGGGCAACCCCGGCGTCGCCAACATCGTGAAGCAGACCCCCGGCGCCATCGGCTACGTGGAGCTGATCTACGCCATCCAGAACAACATCGGCTACGGCGTGGTCCGGAACAAGGCGGGCAACTACATCCAGGCCTCCCTGGAGACCACGACCAATGCCGCGGCCGGCGCGGTGGCGAGCCTCGACCCGAACACCGATTTCCGCATCTCGATCACCGACGCCGACGGGGCCCAGGTGTACCCCATCTCGTCGTTCACCTGGCTGCTGCTGCCCAAGCAGATGACGGATGCCGTCAAGGCCCGTGCGCTGCTGGAGTTCGTGTGGTGGGCCGTGCACGACGGCGAGAAGTTCACGAGCGCCCTCGCGTACGCTCCCCTGCCCGCGCGAGTGGTGCAGCTGGAGGAGCAGCGCCTGAAGAGCATCACGGTGAACGGTCAGCCGGTGCTTCCCAGCAACTACCGCGGGCGCTAG
- a CDS encoding porin yields the protein MALLSRRTLAALGFVAAGAAAPLAAQNPTPPSVSVGGVIYAQWGAQLDSLSPANNFDITRAYVNAIGKFNGGIMTRVTLDVYHDADATAGGALLYRLKYAYAGWTPSGSPFTFRFGLTQTPFIDWEEALWDYRMQGPVPVDRNSYMSSSDFGLAVDGSFNSEQFNFQAMAMNGENYNKTPGDQHKDFAARASFRLLPSDEGSRVGGLRITGYAQVGTPTSGGTRNRFIGLVSYRSKSLLLAGEFAATKDTVTNPAKISTTGSILSAYGWYRLPATPVAVVARVDIADPNTCSPATPPVASCPAGAAFDKRTTIIGGLSYQLSQNVRLLADIDRTSFQTPTGVTAPKAVTQALFQTQFTY from the coding sequence ATGGCACTCTTGTCTCGTCGAACGCTCGCGGCGCTGGGGTTCGTGGCCGCGGGAGCGGCGGCTCCGCTCGCCGCGCAGAACCCGACCCCGCCCTCGGTCTCCGTCGGCGGCGTGATCTACGCCCAGTGGGGGGCGCAGCTCGACTCCCTGAGCCCGGCCAACAACTTCGACATCACCCGCGCGTACGTGAACGCGATCGGCAAGTTCAACGGCGGCATCATGACCCGCGTCACGCTCGACGTCTACCACGACGCCGACGCCACGGCCGGCGGCGCGCTGCTGTACCGGCTGAAGTACGCCTACGCCGGGTGGACGCCGAGCGGGAGCCCGTTCACGTTCCGCTTCGGCCTCACGCAGACGCCGTTCATCGACTGGGAAGAGGCGCTGTGGGACTACCGCATGCAGGGCCCGGTGCCGGTGGACCGCAACAGCTACATGTCGTCGTCCGACTTCGGCCTGGCGGTGGACGGCAGCTTCAACAGCGAGCAGTTCAACTTCCAGGCAATGGCGATGAACGGGGAGAACTACAACAAGACCCCGGGCGACCAGCACAAGGACTTCGCGGCGCGCGCGTCGTTCCGGCTGCTGCCCTCCGACGAGGGGAGCCGCGTCGGCGGCCTGCGGATCACCGGGTACGCGCAGGTCGGCACGCCCACCAGCGGCGGCACGCGCAACCGGTTCATCGGCCTGGTCTCGTACCGCTCCAAGTCGCTGCTGCTGGCGGGTGAGTTCGCCGCCACGAAGGACACGGTCACCAACCCCGCCAAGATCAGCACCACCGGCAGCATTCTCAGCGCCTACGGCTGGTATCGTCTGCCCGCGACGCCGGTCGCCGTGGTCGCGCGCGTGGACATTGCCGATCCGAACACCTGCTCGCCGGCGACGCCGCCGGTGGCCAGCTGCCCGGCCGGCGCGGCGTTCGACAAGCGGACGACGATCATCGGCGGCCTGTCCTACCAGCTGAGCCAGAACGTCCGGCTCCTGGCGGACATCGACCGCACCTCGTTCCAGACGCCGACGGGCGTCACCGCCCCCAAGGCCGTCACGCAGGCGCTGTTCCAGACGCAGTTCACCTACTGA
- a CDS encoding phosphatase PAP2 family protein, producing MRWVTHLGDAATTIGIALVLMLAGGHLAELGRAALLANALSHVAVQVLKRTVVRARPCDADGVPLALVWVPDPFSFPSGHSAASMAVAGTVASTYPALAPAALALAALVGVSRVKLKVHHPGDVVAGAALGLGGALAARLLLA from the coding sequence ATGCGCTGGGTGACCCATCTCGGCGACGCGGCCACCACCATCGGCATCGCCCTGGTGCTGATGCTGGCCGGCGGCCACCTGGCCGAGCTGGGCCGCGCCGCGCTGCTGGCCAACGCGCTGTCGCACGTGGCCGTGCAGGTCCTCAAGCGCACGGTGGTGCGCGCCCGGCCGTGCGACGCGGACGGCGTCCCGTTGGCCCTGGTCTGGGTGCCCGACCCGTTTTCGTTCCCGTCGGGGCACAGCGCCGCCTCCATGGCGGTGGCCGGGACCGTCGCGAGCACCTACCCCGCCCTGGCTCCCGCCGCCCTGGCCCTCGCCGCCCTGGTCGGCGTCTCGCGCGTCAAGCTGAAAGTGCACCACCCCGGCGATGTGGTTGCGGGCGCGGCACTTGGGCTGGGCGGTGCGCTCGCCGCGCGGCTCCTTCTCGCCTAG
- a CDS encoding alkaline phosphatase family protein, with protein MARCVILLIDGLRPDAVVPDLAPSLYALGQDYTRAEAAVTVRPSTTVAALLSLTTGVGPDTHKLVEPGLATLRRLGSLRPVPRELAARQLPTVAVAGEVASVEVPVARVLVSAAGVSRLVATAGPARRVAAAALGRLRFVPDGLVIVYVNDCDRAGHTAGWMSAPYLDAVREADAAVARLRACTADSLLVVLADHGGGGVHATDHDTPHPVNDRIPLVLAGPRIRRRHVLRSPTSILDVPPTLLWWLGLEVPAAYEGRVLREAFVAADELEAVA; from the coding sequence ATGGCGCGCTGCGTGATCCTGCTGATCGACGGGCTGCGGCCCGACGCCGTCGTCCCGGACCTGGCGCCCTCGCTGTACGCCCTGGGCCAGGACTACACCCGGGCGGAGGCGGCCGTCACGGTGCGCCCGAGCACCACGGTCGCGGCCCTGCTCTCGCTCACCACGGGCGTCGGCCCCGACACCCACAAGCTGGTCGAGCCGGGCCTGGCGACCCTGCGCAGGCTCGGGAGCCTCAGGCCCGTGCCGCGGGAGCTCGCGGCGCGGCAGCTGCCCACCGTCGCGGTCGCGGGCGAGGTCGCGTCCGTCGAGGTGCCGGTGGCACGGGTGCTCGTTTCGGCCGCCGGCGTCTCCCGCCTCGTCGCGACGGCGGGGCCGGCGCGGCGGGTGGCGGCCGCGGCCCTGGGCCGGCTCCGGTTCGTGCCGGACGGCCTGGTGATCGTCTACGTGAACGACTGCGATCGGGCCGGCCACACCGCCGGGTGGATGTCGGCGCCGTACCTCGACGCGGTGCGGGAGGCCGACGCGGCGGTCGCACGGCTGCGCGCCTGCACGGCCGACTCCCTGCTCGTGGTGCTGGCGGACCACGGCGGCGGCGGCGTCCACGCCACCGACCACGACACGCCCCATCCCGTCAACGACCGGATCCCGCTCGTGCTGGCCGGTCCGCGCATCCGCCGCAGGCACGTCCTCCGGAGCCCGACGTCGATCCTCGACGTCCCACCCACGCTGCTGTGGTGGTTGGGGCTCGAGGTCCCGGCCGCGTACGAGGGCCGCGTGCTGCGCGAAGCCTTCGTCGCCGCCGACGAGCTGGAGGCGGTCGCCTGA
- a CDS encoding glycosyltransferase family 1 protein has translation MRIAFVTDTYTPQVNGVTTIVRRVVEALGRAGQHVAVVAPAYPGSVAAATDTELRAPSVGFPPYPAVRLSLPQPRRIARFLDAFRPDLVHVMTEGPLGLVGRRYALRRGIPLATSFHTDFPQHSRYYGLGAFEDLIWRWLVWFHRPARFVHTPGEAVRAELARRGVARVRVWGRGADTETFDHRRRNPGLRQRLGVPYGAALVLHVGRLAAEKNLEVLIAAWTLAHEQLGSAAAFVFAGDGPMAHRCAAAMPWATHLGFLDIPVLATLYASADLCVLPSRTETCGLVAPEAMASGLPVVAADAGGFRESVVDGVTGFLVPPDDVRGFAAAISRLVLDAELRRRMSDEARLAAVTCNADDENERLLDEYAVAIGRKPLEDPQWRAA, from the coding sequence GTGCGCATAGCATTCGTCACCGACACCTACACGCCGCAGGTCAACGGCGTCACCACGATCGTCCGCCGCGTCGTGGAGGCGCTCGGCCGCGCCGGCCAGCACGTCGCGGTGGTCGCGCCGGCGTATCCGGGGTCCGTGGCGGCGGCGACGGACACGGAGCTGCGGGCCCCCTCGGTGGGATTCCCGCCCTACCCGGCCGTGCGCCTCTCGCTCCCCCAGCCGCGGCGGATCGCTCGGTTCCTGGACGCCTTCCGGCCCGACCTGGTGCACGTGATGACCGAAGGGCCGCTGGGCCTCGTCGGGCGGCGCTACGCGCTGCGCCGCGGGATTCCCCTGGCGACCTCCTTTCACACCGACTTCCCGCAACACAGCCGTTACTACGGGCTGGGGGCCTTCGAGGACCTGATCTGGCGGTGGCTGGTCTGGTTCCACCGCCCGGCCCGGTTCGTCCACACGCCGGGCGAGGCGGTGCGCGCCGAGCTGGCCCGCCGCGGTGTGGCGCGCGTCCGGGTGTGGGGACGCGGCGCCGACACCGAGACCTTCGACCACCGCCGGCGCAACCCCGGCCTGCGCCAGCGGCTCGGGGTCCCGTACGGCGCCGCGCTGGTGCTGCACGTCGGCCGGCTGGCCGCGGAAAAGAACCTCGAGGTCCTGATTGCCGCCTGGACGCTCGCGCACGAGCAGCTGGGGAGCGCGGCCGCTTTCGTGTTCGCGGGCGACGGGCCGATGGCGCACCGGTGCGCCGCCGCCATGCCCTGGGCGACCCACCTCGGGTTCCTCGACATCCCGGTGCTCGCGACGCTGTACGCCAGCGCCGACCTGTGCGTTCTGCCCTCCCGTACCGAGACCTGCGGCCTGGTGGCGCCCGAGGCGATGGCCTCGGGGCTCCCGGTCGTGGCCGCGGACGCCGGCGGCTTCCGGGAGAGCGTGGTGGACGGCGTCACGGGCTTCCTCGTCCCGCCCGACGACGTGCGCGGGTTCGCCGCGGCCATCTCCCGCCTGGTGCTCGACGCCGAGCTGCGCCGCCGCATGTCGGACGAGGCGCGACTCGCGGCCGTGACCTGCAACGCCGACGACGAGAACGAACGACTCCTCGACGAATACGCCGTCGCGATCGGACGCAAGCCACTGGAGGATCCTCAATGGCGCGCTGCGTGA
- a CDS encoding ATP-binding protein has protein sequence MRLPAKLFASYVVLVAASTATLIVASDRSLRSRLLKEATVEVTRETILLARAVGGTRGPALDSLVRGLGRATGRRLTVIDRSGGVLADTDFPLDQLPTLENHATRPEFREALAGRTGTDVRRSVSTGRWELKVAMPVPGGAVRVSTPLPQVDAVVQDAQNAVLLGGLFALAVGVLLALGFARSVARPLLRLRDAAQAIARGDRPAVDTRGRDEVGDLARALRSIDENLSGRMADLERERSETAALVASMVEGVIAVNAAGAVTTLNPASRRLLRLGPGAALPSALELFRQRPAHEAVERALRGTETGGLEIELDERTALLSAHPLPGGGAVLVLHDVTGQKHLETVRRDFVANVSHELKTPLTVIRGYAETLTGEDVPAEVRRDFLEKVLANARRMQQLVDDLLDLSRIESGAWSPRPERLPLAPLVQEVWSTLKPRADAARLTLTTRIGDATVFADPQAARQVVLNVLDNSVRYTPAGGHVSVAAAAEPGALRLEISDTGVGIPGEHLPRIFERFYRVDPARSRELGGTGLGLAIVKHLVEAHGGRVEATSSLGAGTTIRIHFPEPRPA, from the coding sequence ATGAGGCTGCCGGCCAAGCTGTTCGCGTCCTACGTCGTGCTGGTGGCGGCCAGCACCGCCACGCTGATCGTCGCGTCCGACCGCTCGCTGCGCTCGCGGCTGCTCAAGGAGGCCACGGTCGAGGTCACCCGCGAGACGATCCTGCTCGCCCGCGCGGTGGGCGGGACGCGCGGACCCGCGCTCGACTCCCTGGTGCGCGGGCTCGGACGGGCCACGGGGCGGCGGCTCACGGTGATCGACCGCTCCGGCGGAGTCCTTGCCGACACCGACTTCCCGCTCGACCAGCTGCCGACGCTCGAGAACCACGCCACCCGGCCCGAGTTCCGCGAGGCGCTCGCCGGCCGCACCGGCACCGACGTCCGGCGCAGCGTGTCGACCGGCCGCTGGGAGCTGAAGGTGGCCATGCCGGTGCCCGGCGGCGCCGTTCGCGTCTCCACGCCGCTGCCGCAGGTGGACGCGGTGGTGCAGGACGCGCAGAACGCCGTCCTGCTGGGCGGCCTGTTCGCGCTCGCCGTCGGCGTGCTGCTGGCGCTCGGCTTCGCGCGCTCCGTGGCGCGCCCGCTGCTCCGCCTGCGCGACGCCGCGCAGGCCATCGCGCGCGGCGACCGGCCCGCCGTCGACACCCGCGGCCGCGACGAGGTCGGCGACCTCGCCCGCGCGCTTCGCTCGATCGACGAGAACCTGTCGGGCCGGATGGCGGACCTGGAGCGGGAGCGGTCGGAGACGGCCGCGCTGGTGGCCTCGATGGTGGAGGGCGTCATCGCGGTCAACGCCGCGGGCGCCGTCACCACGCTCAACCCGGCGTCGCGCCGTCTGCTCAGGCTCGGGCCCGGCGCCGCACTTCCCTCGGCGCTCGAGCTGTTCCGCCAGCGGCCGGCGCACGAGGCGGTCGAGCGTGCCCTGCGCGGCACCGAGACCGGGGGACTCGAGATCGAGCTGGACGAGCGCACCGCCCTGCTCTCGGCGCACCCGCTTCCGGGCGGCGGCGCGGTGCTGGTCCTGCACGACGTCACCGGGCAGAAGCACCTCGAGACCGTGCGCCGCGACTTCGTCGCGAACGTGTCCCACGAGCTGAAGACGCCGCTCACGGTGATCCGCGGCTATGCCGAGACCCTGACCGGCGAGGACGTCCCGGCCGAGGTGCGCCGCGACTTCCTCGAGAAGGTGCTCGCCAACGCCCGGCGCATGCAGCAGCTGGTGGACGACCTGCTCGACCTGTCGCGCATCGAGTCGGGCGCGTGGTCGCCGCGGCCGGAGCGCCTGCCGCTCGCGCCGCTCGTCCAGGAGGTGTGGAGCACGCTGAAGCCCCGCGCCGACGCCGCGCGACTCACCCTCACCACCAGGATCGGCGACGCGACGGTGTTCGCCGACCCGCAGGCGGCTCGGCAGGTCGTCCTCAACGTCCTCGACAACAGCGTGCGCTACACGCCCGCGGGCGGACACGTCAGCGTCGCGGCCGCGGCCGAGCCCGGTGCGCTGCGGCTCGAGATCAGCGACACCGGCGTCGGCATCCCCGGCGAGCACCTGCCCCGCATCTTCGAGCGCTTCTATCGCGTGGACCCGGCCCGCTCGCGCGAGCTGGGCGGTACGGGCCTCGGCCTGGCCATCGTCAAGCACCTCGTGGAAGCCCACGGCGGCCGGGTCGAAGCCACCAGCTCCCTCGGTGCCGGCACCACCATCCGCATCCACTTCCCCGAGCCGCGACCGGCCTGA
- a CDS encoding response regulator transcription factor yields the protein MATAPSVHGKPNGAATEAHVLVVDDERDITALVAYHLARAGYRVTTAGSGVAALEAIATEAPDLVVLDLMLPGRSGYEVLDELRRHEDTRDVGVIVLTARRDESDRIKGLAGGADDYLTKPFSPEELVLRVGAVLRRLRAPAAATGPVLRAGPIAIDRGAHTVTVDGDPVELTPLEYRLLLLLAERRGRVQTRPQLLETVWESQPDIQTRTVDMHVQRLRAKLGTAGDRIETVRGFGYRFRAGDASSRR from the coding sequence ATGGCGACGGCACCCAGCGTGCACGGCAAGCCGAACGGCGCGGCCACCGAGGCGCACGTCCTCGTGGTGGACGACGAGCGGGACATCACCGCGCTCGTGGCGTATCATCTCGCCCGGGCGGGCTACCGCGTGACCACCGCGGGCAGCGGCGTCGCCGCCCTCGAGGCCATCGCGACGGAGGCGCCGGACCTGGTGGTGCTCGACCTCATGCTCCCGGGCCGCAGCGGCTACGAGGTGCTCGACGAGCTGCGCCGCCACGAGGACACCCGCGACGTCGGCGTCATCGTGCTCACGGCGCGGCGTGACGAGTCCGACCGCATCAAGGGCCTGGCCGGCGGGGCCGACGACTACCTCACCAAGCCGTTCAGTCCCGAGGAGCTGGTGCTGCGGGTCGGCGCCGTGCTGCGCCGGCTCCGCGCGCCGGCGGCGGCCACCGGCCCCGTGCTGCGCGCCGGACCGATCGCCATCGACCGAGGGGCCCACACGGTGACGGTGGACGGCGATCCGGTCGAGCTCACCCCCCTGGAGTACCGCCTGCTGCTCCTGCTGGCCGAGCGGCGGGGACGGGTGCAGACGCGGCCACAGCTGCTCGAGACCGTGTGGGAGTCGCAGCCCGACATCCAGACCCGCACCGTCGACATGCACGTCCAGCGCCTCCGGGCCAAGCTCGGCACCGCCGGCGACCGGATCGAGACCGTCCGCGGATTCGGGTACCGGTTCCGCGCCGGCGACGCCTCCTCGCGGCGATGA